A genomic window from Ruminiclostridium cellulolyticum H10 includes:
- a CDS encoding SDR family NAD(P)-dependent oxidoreductase: protein MTNYNEFEFYTTVRSDDYVVRDHRVHQVRIMPGVTFLDIVYRILNEEGFDLSGLELRNILFKEPIAVTEAFDKEICIKLKNSKEFGIITALSRKVKDDKILSEEWDLNFQCELNTGKEKVSKTIDIEKLKKDAVKVIDTDEAYAHTRKINIHHFEFMKALGDIYIGEGYLMAEVHLSDLAKEFLGDFYLHPAYMDFSTLVPYKLKNLEIIEETVFKPFIPIYIESFRAFDSLKDLCYIYVKEENVTLTKSQDVTYADWELFGEDGEVETIFKRMAAKCIRSKELIEGLQEIGKDLKQKATRRQAEAPVQPAYDIPEKRNEADQGEMSQLELIRRDLKELVARVQGVAVDKVSLDAGFYDQGLDSSNLLQLVQEIEYKVGQQLYPTLLFEYTNICELADFLVKEYGNGYKFSTKAQETEKPVIPMCFNRVWEKSDPKITTKKPENGTTVVFDSNRKLYNALKSFDKNTLLVEPGESFKYNGTDIFVINPDSPEDYNSLTEILKEKGMLPERIVYLWNKEETDCSAEEVQVGIQKGVYSVFYLTRALMEQKLKNGVDTLYIYKTKKGGQPYNSALSGFAKAANAENPKFTYRVIGVEGKETGNKLLDVIQRELNIEAGTDTDVLYKDGARYSKHFKRIYAEQKPKATVVKENGVYLITGGAGGLGIIFAEHLASIAKVRLVLTGRSKVDGKKENQFNKLERNGSRVTYISCDVSNRNEVNRLISDIKSKFGEINGVIHSAGVIRDAYILKKTTEEMNEVFASKVYGTIYLDEALKNEKLDFFVLFSSMAAVVGNSGQCDYAYANGFIDGYAGYREFLVSEGTRFGRTIAFNWPLWKNGGMGIDEQTLSMMRARGGIVPLNTENGLKTFEDALTQPYSQLLVVEGEEEKVLNALRIGEEYCDVGEEKGEFITAGEIEEIIKQSTAMKKADSVRPGNNDDDIAIIGFSGRYPMAKDVDEFWENLKNGKDCVSEIPADRYDWREYFDPDKNKIGKTYTKWGGFIDDADKFDPLFFNISPREAEVMDPQERMFLETVWRAIEDSGNTKTQLSKGKTGVFVGVMWGQYNLLETEINGRPTLVNTIYASIANRVSYTLNFRGPSIALDTMCSSSLTAIHLACDSIRKGESDIAIAGGVNLSLQPNKYVFLSQQKFTSSEGKCRAFGDGGDGYVPGEGIGAIILKPLKKAVANGDRIYAVIKGSTINHGGKTSGFTVPNPNSQAALMSDVLKKSNINPRTISYIEAHGTGTSLGDPIEIKGLLKAFGEYTNEKGFCSIGSVKSNIGHLESASGIAGITKVLLQMKYKMLVPSIHTETLNSKIDFKESQFYVQRELSEWKQPVIVENGVEKVYPRRAGISSFGAGGSNAHIILEEYGNNENLTDNPKTAQIVVLSAKTREQLKEYAQKLYGFIGKNENSSLRLCDIAYTLMAGREAMDVRISVVAKDLTELSEKLNCYIEERPTEGLYEGNLELTRPVGGDMNALLKEGDLDAIAKAWAGGISINPSALSEGYKPQIVSLPTYPFAKESFKIDMTKASNKTGNGFSALHPLVDINQSTLEEESFKKTLSQEEFFLKDHIVGGKTMLPGAAFIEMARAAGHIAGKNPVKTFRDIVWARPITLSGKAHDVNINLYTDKTGILYEVSGIENGSKVVYSQGKLGYELPETASKEKIDLEEVKKRCTYTKSMSESYSLFKQMGFDYGNSFKVTKQMWSGDKEALVKLKLPEELSKGFNEFGLHPSLMDGALRTVIGVGLREAEKNPTLRIPFALGQIEIFKPLEEECLSYAHLSDESQGEILKYDITILSLQGEVLVKIKDFQTRAYKLAVAGNKAELKDLIYYKASWEKMEITRDEYDVENIKKIDSVIVFDTGHELQNEFEMLLNSTAREQKEIILVKPGTSFNRDDDKTYTINPKSHEDYQELFKSLTQQGKSITNIIHLWSMNSNTLDLSGKIGCNELIKKLDSTNDTGLYSIMYIFRAVTALKLENRTRCLFTFKGGRDNIQVCQEAVSGFANSITSVNHRFELISVQFDEYTLENVTIPPVLAVELTSKNVSNGMEISYENGERFIKQISRVEELGAGDSNILKPQGVYIITGGVGGLGMIFARYLAKKYNARLALTGRSPFNKDTEEKLSSLKGLGGEAIYCRGDIVSTEDTQRIVKEVKDAFGGIDGIIHSAGLSGEKSVMEVDRNDFEKIMLAKTHGLINLDLTTKDEALDFIALFSSISSIVGDFGGCSYATANSFLDRYAYARSAQVSLGNRKGITLSIDWPLWGGGGLELPEEMAALYFEYSGMKPINAETGLKAFEDALRSGCIQLIVAGGDNRKVDRALKVGRGKGAEAASVELMGEISLQETENKPEGSQESMILEQAEEYLKGLLSNTINLPAERINAKLPLEKYGIDSVMIMEINSLLEKDFDSLPKTLLFEYSNLHDLAKYFVKNHSSKIMEIRKIEVEPEQHLKATNREIITSSNDAATLKPFKSRFTNSTLRSESVSSESGVMDIAIIGLSGQYPMAENLEEFWENLKVGKDCITEIPLERWDYRDYYDPDRNKKGKVYSKWGGFIDDADKFDPFFFNISPREAELLDPQERIFLETAWETIEDSGYTRKTLADKRVGVFVATMFAQSQIFSAEEQLKGNPYSAWTFFSSVANRVSYFMNFNGPSLSVDTACSSALEAIRQGCQNILSGNCDMAIAGGVNLTLHPSKYVFLCSASFLSSDGRCRSFGEGGDGYVPGEGVGAVMLKPLHKAVADGDHIYGVIKGISINHGGKTNGYTVPSPNAQADLISDVLNKTGINAKTISYIEAHGTGTSLGDPIEITGLQKSFREHTEDRQYCSIGSVKSNIGHLESAAGVAAVTKVLLQMKHKKLVPSLHSKVLNLNIDFEQSPFVVQQSYEEWKQPIEEKSGITKKYPRRAGISGFGAGGTNVHIILEEYEPKSSGQDKKNMQIVVLSAKNEDRLKAYANKLLTYLEKNTEQRLKEVIDENEVIERIKDDISGIASGILDIDREEIDQDEDIDEYGFDPLAIETLCRAINAKYGNVMEPAVVSGCGSITGLAKQIGAGRTEDLGRLLGIAPKIKSIMVEADSDSTSLENIAYTLQVGREAFEERLAVTVSSIGELKEKLAAFCDGKSNIDRLYRGNTRSSNSDMDFLIDGKEGDKYFKSLIESKNLSKIGRLWVSGVDIDWDRLYMGTKPGKVSLPTYPFDKESYWYPRTGKIIHTSERVTANTLHPMLECNVSTLKEQRYVTTLTEDMPFISDHLGSDMKILSSLALLEAALAAGELSAEEKVKVIQGINWGSPIVVSGDNTELSISLYSADPLVEFEVSTLSCGKRIIHCQGTIGFEASPAETSFNYKVFKNKCSSTDILNSEEFYLMLGNIGLKYGENFKVVKEWAFMGNQAATLMVMPDTKEQTNDFTLNPTLLEGIMQTATALLKERDDVYMTLCMDAISIFKPLTKECHVQTVLREDKGGLATFDINIFDLQGQVLVSVKNLSLKVPDNIRHAIPDIDDGMLENLLKRLEEGELDEGNFEQLLGGIINE from the coding sequence ATGACTAACTACAACGAGTTTGAATTTTATACTACCGTACGAAGCGATGACTATGTAGTGAGGGATCACAGGGTTCATCAAGTACGAATAATGCCCGGTGTAACTTTTTTGGATATAGTTTACAGGATTCTGAATGAAGAGGGTTTTGATCTCTCCGGCTTGGAACTGCGTAACATTCTTTTTAAAGAGCCCATAGCCGTTACTGAGGCTTTTGACAAAGAAATATGTATAAAGCTGAAGAATTCGAAAGAGTTCGGGATAATAACTGCGTTAAGCCGTAAGGTAAAGGATGATAAGATACTTTCGGAAGAGTGGGATTTAAATTTTCAATGTGAGCTCAATACAGGAAAAGAAAAGGTTTCAAAGACAATTGACATAGAAAAGCTTAAAAAAGATGCCGTTAAAGTTATAGATACAGACGAAGCCTATGCACATACAAGAAAAATAAATATACATCACTTCGAATTTATGAAGGCATTAGGAGATATATACATAGGGGAAGGATACCTTATGGCGGAAGTTCACCTAAGCGACCTTGCAAAGGAATTCCTGGGAGATTTCTACCTCCACCCTGCGTATATGGACTTTTCAACACTTGTACCATATAAGCTGAAGAACTTAGAGATTATCGAAGAAACAGTGTTTAAACCTTTTATACCGATTTATATAGAGTCTTTTAGAGCTTTTGACAGCCTGAAGGACCTTTGCTATATATACGTTAAAGAGGAAAATGTCACATTAACAAAGTCACAAGACGTAACCTATGCGGATTGGGAGCTTTTCGGTGAAGACGGTGAAGTTGAAACCATTTTCAAAAGAATGGCAGCGAAGTGCATCCGTTCAAAGGAGCTTATTGAGGGCCTTCAGGAAATAGGAAAGGATTTAAAGCAAAAAGCTACCAGAAGGCAGGCCGAGGCTCCTGTTCAACCTGCGTATGATATCCCCGAAAAGAGAAATGAAGCAGACCAAGGTGAAATGTCACAGTTGGAATTAATACGTCGTGATTTAAAAGAATTGGTGGCAAGGGTTCAAGGGGTAGCGGTTGATAAAGTAAGCCTTGATGCGGGTTTTTATGACCAAGGCCTTGACTCAAGTAATCTTTTGCAGCTTGTCCAAGAAATAGAGTACAAGGTGGGTCAGCAGCTTTACCCCACCCTGCTTTTTGAATATACAAATATATGTGAGTTGGCAGATTTTTTGGTAAAGGAGTACGGAAACGGTTACAAATTTTCCACAAAGGCACAGGAAACAGAAAAACCTGTCATACCCATGTGTTTTAACCGGGTATGGGAAAAGTCAGATCCAAAAATAACTACAAAAAAGCCTGAAAACGGAACAACTGTGGTATTCGACAGTAATAGAAAGCTTTATAATGCGTTAAAGTCTTTTGACAAAAATACCCTGCTTGTAGAGCCCGGAGAAAGCTTTAAGTACAACGGGACAGATATTTTTGTAATAAACCCAGACAGCCCTGAGGACTATAACTCTCTGACAGAAATTTTAAAAGAAAAGGGGATGCTTCCGGAGAGAATCGTATACCTGTGGAACAAGGAAGAAACCGATTGTTCTGCCGAAGAGGTTCAAGTAGGAATACAAAAGGGTGTATACTCGGTATTTTATCTTACCCGTGCATTAATGGAACAAAAACTAAAGAATGGTGTTGATACACTTTATATATACAAAACTAAGAAAGGTGGACAGCCCTATAATTCAGCATTAAGCGGGTTTGCAAAAGCGGCGAACGCCGAGAACCCAAAATTCACATACAGGGTAATAGGAGTGGAGGGCAAGGAAACAGGAAATAAGCTTTTGGACGTTATTCAAAGGGAACTTAATATAGAGGCAGGCACAGATACCGATGTGCTCTACAAAGACGGAGCAAGGTATTCAAAGCACTTTAAAAGGATTTATGCTGAACAGAAACCTAAAGCTACTGTAGTTAAGGAAAACGGTGTCTACCTTATAACAGGCGGGGCAGGTGGTCTGGGCATAATTTTCGCCGAACACCTTGCTTCAATTGCAAAAGTCAGATTGGTGCTTACGGGACGTTCGAAAGTGGATGGGAAAAAGGAAAATCAATTTAACAAGCTTGAAAGAAATGGCAGCCGTGTAACATATATAAGCTGCGATGTATCGAACAGGAATGAGGTCAATAGGCTTATATCTGACATAAAGTCAAAGTTTGGGGAAATCAACGGTGTAATCCACAGTGCCGGAGTTATACGGGATGCATATATATTGAAGAAAACTACCGAGGAAATGAACGAGGTATTCGCTTCAAAGGTTTACGGGACAATATATCTGGATGAGGCTTTGAAAAATGAAAAACTGGACTTCTTCGTTTTATTTTCTTCCATGGCGGCAGTGGTCGGAAACAGCGGACAATGCGATTATGCTTATGCAAACGGTTTTATTGACGGATATGCTGGGTACAGGGAATTTCTTGTTTCGGAAGGTACACGCTTCGGCAGAACCATAGCTTTTAACTGGCCTTTGTGGAAAAACGGGGGAATGGGGATAGATGAACAGACATTAAGCATGATGAGGGCGAGAGGCGGAATAGTACCCCTGAACACAGAAAACGGTCTTAAAACCTTTGAGGATGCCTTAACACAACCTTACAGTCAGTTGTTAGTAGTTGAGGGCGAAGAGGAGAAGGTTCTCAATGCACTTAGAATAGGCGAAGAATATTGCGATGTCGGTGAAGAAAAAGGGGAATTTATAACTGCAGGAGAGATAGAAGAGATTATTAAACAAAGCACCGCCATGAAAAAGGCAGATTCGGTCAGACCGGGAAATAATGACGATGATATAGCCATTATAGGGTTCAGCGGTCGATATCCTATGGCAAAGGATGTGGATGAATTCTGGGAAAACTTGAAAAATGGAAAAGACTGTGTATCTGAAATTCCTGCTGACAGGTATGACTGGCGTGAATATTTTGACCCGGATAAAAACAAAATCGGCAAGACATACACAAAATGGGGCGGATTTATAGATGATGCTGATAAGTTTGACCCATTGTTCTTCAATATATCCCCAAGAGAAGCAGAGGTAATGGATCCTCAGGAAAGGATGTTCCTTGAGACGGTTTGGAGAGCCATAGAGGATTCCGGAAACACAAAAACCCAACTAAGCAAAGGTAAAACAGGAGTTTTCGTTGGAGTTATGTGGGGCCAATATAATTTGCTAGAAACCGAAATAAACGGCAGACCCACATTAGTAAACACCATCTATGCTTCAATAGCAAACAGGGTTTCCTACACCCTTAATTTTAGAGGTCCCAGTATAGCCCTTGATACCATGTGTTCGTCTTCACTCACCGCAATACACCTGGCATGTGACAGCATAAGAAAAGGTGAAAGCGATATAGCCATAGCCGGGGGAGTAAATCTCTCATTGCAACCCAACAAATATGTGTTCCTCAGCCAACAAAAGTTTACTTCAAGCGAAGGGAAATGCAGGGCGTTTGGAGATGGGGGAGATGGGTATGTACCCGGTGAAGGTATCGGAGCGATAATATTAAAGCCTTTAAAAAAAGCGGTAGCTAACGGCGATAGGATTTATGCCGTTATTAAAGGAAGTACCATAAACCACGGAGGAAAGACAAGCGGATTTACGGTGCCAAATCCAAACTCTCAGGCAGCCTTGATGTCAGACGTATTAAAGAAGTCAAATATAAATCCGAGGACAATCAGCTATATTGAGGCCCACGGCACGGGGACATCCCTTGGAGATCCTATTGAAATAAAAGGCCTTTTAAAAGCCTTTGGAGAGTATACTAATGAAAAAGGCTTTTGCTCCATTGGCTCGGTCAAGTCCAACATAGGCCACTTGGAGTCGGCCTCCGGAATAGCCGGAATTACAAAGGTTTTGTTGCAAATGAAGTATAAGATGCTTGTGCCTTCCATACATACCGAAACCCTTAACTCCAAAATAGATTTTAAAGAGTCCCAGTTTTACGTACAGAGGGAGCTTTCGGAATGGAAGCAACCTGTAATAGTAGAAAACGGAGTAGAGAAGGTATACCCCAGAAGGGCGGGTATAAGCTCATTTGGTGCCGGCGGCTCTAATGCACATATAATACTGGAAGAATACGGAAACAATGAAAACCTGACAGATAATCCAAAGACAGCCCAAATTGTCGTTCTGTCAGCTAAAACCAGAGAACAGCTTAAAGAGTATGCACAAAAGCTATATGGCTTTATCGGTAAAAATGAAAACAGTTCCTTAAGGCTTTGTGACATAGCCTACACTCTAATGGCAGGACGTGAAGCAATGGATGTGCGAATATCTGTTGTTGCAAAGGATTTGACGGAGCTTTCTGAAAAACTTAATTGCTATATTGAGGAAAGACCAACTGAAGGACTTTATGAAGGAAATCTTGAGCTAACAAGGCCTGTTGGTGGAGATATGAATGCCCTACTTAAAGAAGGAGACCTTGATGCCATTGCAAAGGCATGGGCGGGAGGCATTTCGATAAACCCATCAGCCCTTAGTGAAGGATATAAACCGCAGATTGTATCATTACCTACATACCCTTTTGCAAAGGAAAGCTTCAAAATTGATATGACAAAAGCCTCAAATAAAACAGGTAATGGTTTCAGTGCTCTCCACCCCTTGGTTGACATAAATCAGTCTACTCTGGAAGAGGAAAGTTTCAAAAAGACCCTGTCTCAGGAAGAATTCTTCCTTAAAGACCACATAGTGGGCGGAAAAACAATGCTTCCCGGTGCAGCCTTTATAGAAATGGCGAGGGCGGCGGGGCATATAGCCGGCAAAAATCCGGTCAAAACCTTTAGAGATATCGTGTGGGCAAGACCTATAACATTAAGCGGTAAGGCTCACGATGTAAACATAAACCTTTATACAGACAAAACCGGAATACTTTATGAGGTATCTGGAATTGAAAACGGCTCCAAGGTTGTATATTCCCAAGGTAAACTGGGATATGAACTTCCGGAAACAGCAAGTAAGGAAAAAATTGATTTGGAAGAAGTTAAAAAGCGCTGTACATATACAAAGTCCATGTCGGAAAGCTACTCATTATTTAAACAAATGGGCTTTGATTACGGTAATAGCTTTAAGGTGACTAAGCAAATGTGGTCTGGAGACAAGGAAGCCCTCGTAAAACTTAAGCTTCCGGAGGAACTTTCAAAAGGCTTTAACGAGTTCGGCCTACATCCATCTTTGATGGATGGGGCTCTGAGAACCGTTATCGGTGTGGGACTCCGTGAGGCAGAGAAAAACCCGACTCTTCGTATACCCTTTGCATTAGGGCAAATTGAGATATTCAAGCCCTTAGAGGAGGAATGCTTGTCCTATGCTCATCTTTCAGATGAAAGTCAGGGAGAAATCTTAAAGTATGACATAACAATATTAAGCTTACAAGGTGAGGTATTGGTAAAAATAAAGGACTTCCAAACCAGAGCCTATAAACTTGCTGTAGCTGGCAATAAAGCTGAATTGAAAGATTTGATTTACTATAAAGCTTCGTGGGAGAAAATGGAGATTACCAGAGATGAATATGATGTTGAGAACATAAAAAAAATAGACAGTGTAATAGTATTTGATACAGGACATGAGCTGCAAAACGAATTCGAAATGCTTTTGAATTCTACAGCTAGGGAACAAAAAGAAATAATTCTGGTAAAACCCGGTACTTCCTTTAATCGGGATGATGACAAGACATATACTATAAATCCGAAGTCCCATGAAGATTACCAAGAATTGTTTAAGTCACTTACACAACAAGGCAAATCAATAACAAACATCATACATCTGTGGTCTATGAACAGTAACACCCTCGATTTGTCCGGCAAAATAGGATGCAATGAACTGATAAAAAAATTGGATTCAACAAATGATACCGGTTTGTATTCCATTATGTATATATTCCGTGCAGTAACGGCATTGAAGCTTGAGAATAGGACAAGATGCCTCTTTACCTTTAAAGGGGGCAGGGATAATATACAGGTATGCCAAGAGGCGGTTTCAGGATTTGCCAATTCTATTACTTCTGTAAATCATAGGTTTGAACTTATATCGGTTCAGTTTGATGAATATACCCTAGAAAACGTAACAATACCCCCCGTACTGGCTGTAGAACTTACTTCAAAAAATGTTTCCAACGGTATGGAAATAAGCTATGAAAATGGTGAAAGGTTCATAAAGCAAATTTCCCGCGTGGAAGAACTGGGAGCCGGGGACAGTAACATCCTCAAACCTCAGGGAGTGTATATAATTACAGGAGGTGTCGGTGGACTGGGTATGATTTTTGCAAGATATCTAGCAAAAAAATATAATGCTAGGCTTGCTTTGACGGGACGTTCGCCCTTTAACAAGGATACCGAAGAAAAACTCAGCAGCCTTAAGGGGCTTGGAGGAGAGGCGATATATTGCAGGGGAGACATAGTCAGTACAGAAGATACTCAAAGAATAGTAAAAGAGGTTAAGGATGCCTTTGGTGGAATTGACGGAATAATTCACAGTGCAGGACTTTCCGGTGAAAAATCCGTTATGGAGGTTGACAGAAATGACTTTGAAAAAATCATGCTTGCAAAGACTCACGGATTAATAAATCTAGATTTGACTACCAAGGATGAGGCTTTGGATTTTATTGCATTGTTTTCTTCAATCTCCTCGATAGTGGGAGACTTTGGGGGATGCAGTTATGCAACCGCTAACAGCTTCTTGGACAGATACGCATATGCGAGATCCGCACAGGTAAGTCTGGGTAACCGCAAAGGTATTACCCTTTCAATCGATTGGCCTTTATGGGGAGGCGGAGGTCTTGAATTACCGGAAGAAATGGCAGCCCTCTATTTTGAATACTCTGGAATGAAGCCTATTAATGCGGAAACAGGACTGAAAGCCTTTGAAGATGCATTACGCTCAGGTTGCATTCAACTGATAGTTGCAGGGGGAGATAACCGAAAGGTTGACAGGGCTCTCAAAGTAGGAAGAGGCAAAGGAGCTGAGGCGGCATCGGTCGAACTTATGGGGGAAATATCACTACAAGAAACTGAGAATAAGCCGGAAGGGTCACAGGAATCAATGATTTTAGAACAGGCGGAAGAGTATTTGAAAGGTCTCCTTTCAAATACCATTAATCTGCCGGCTGAACGTATAAATGCCAAGTTGCCTCTTGAAAAGTACGGAATTGACTCGGTAATGATAATGGAAATTAACAGCCTTCTTGAAAAAGACTTTGATTCTCTGCCTAAAACATTGCTTTTTGAGTATAGTAACCTTCATGACCTTGCAAAATATTTTGTGAAAAATCATAGTTCAAAAATAATGGAAATCAGGAAAATTGAAGTCGAACCGGAGCAACACCTAAAAGCTACGAATAGAGAGATAATAACGTCTTCAAATGACGCCGCAACCTTAAAACCCTTTAAGTCACGTTTTACAAATTCTACTTTACGTTCTGAATCAGTAAGCTCAGAATCCGGCGTGATGGATATTGCGATTATAGGCTTAAGCGGGCAATACCCAATGGCTGAAAACTTGGAGGAATTCTGGGAAAACCTGAAGGTAGGAAAAGATTGTATAACCGAAATTCCTTTGGAAAGATGGGACTACAGGGATTACTATGACCCCGATAGAAACAAGAAGGGCAAGGTATACAGTAAATGGGGAGGTTTTATTGACGATGCTGACAAATTCGATCCGTTTTTCTTTAATATATCCCCCCGAGAAGCAGAACTCCTTGACCCCCAGGAACGTATTTTCTTAGAAACTGCTTGGGAAACAATAGAAGATTCAGGATACACCAGAAAAACTCTTGCAGACAAAAGAGTCGGTGTATTTGTTGCTACCATGTTTGCTCAATCCCAGATATTCAGTGCGGAGGAGCAGCTAAAGGGTAATCCCTATTCCGCATGGACCTTCTTCTCATCGGTGGCAAATAGGGTTTCATATTTTATGAATTTCAACGGCCCCAGCCTGTCTGTGGACACCGCTTGCTCGTCTGCACTTGAAGCTATACGGCAGGGTTGCCAAAACATATTAAGCGGAAACTGTGATATGGCTATAGCAGGGGGAGTAAACCTTACACTTCACCCCAGTAAGTATGTATTCCTGTGTTCTGCAAGCTTCCTGTCCTCAGACGGACGCTGCAGAAGCTTTGGAGAAGGTGGGGACGGCTATGTACCGGGAGAAGGTGTGGGAGCCGTAATGCTGAAACCCCTTCACAAGGCTGTCGCAGACGGAGACCACATTTACGGAGTTATTAAGGGAATATCCATAAATCACGGTGGAAAAACCAACGGCTACACCGTACCAAGCCCAAATGCCCAAGCTGACCTGATATCAGATGTTTTGAATAAGACGGGTATAAATGCAAAGACCATAAGCTACATTGAGGCCCACGGAACAGGAACGTCATTGGGTGATCCCATAGAAATAACAGGCTTACAAAAATCATTCAGAGAACATACCGAGGACAGACAATATTGTTCAATAGGGTCGGTTAAGTCAAACATAGGCCATTTGGAGTCGGCTGCAGGAGTAGCGGCAGTAACCAAAGTACTGCTTCAAATGAAGCATAAAAAGCTGGTGCCGTCCTTGCACTCCAAGGTATTAAACCTCAATATTGACTTTGAACAAAGTCCTTTTGTTGTGCAGCAGTCCTATGAAGAGTGGAAGCAGCCTATAGAGGAAAAGTCCGGGATTACCAAGAAGTATCCGAGAAGAGCCGGTATAAGCGGCTTCGGTGCAGGCGGCACTAATGTTCACATTATATTGGAGGAATACGAACCAAAGAGTTCAGGCCAGGATAAAAAGAATATGCAGATAGTAGTACTTTCCGCAAAGAATGAGGATAGGCTTAAAGCCTATGCTAATAAGCTTTTGACTTACTTGGAAAAAAATACAGAGCAAAGACTTAAAGAGGTAATTGACGAGAATGAGGTTATCGAAAGGATAAAGGATGATATATCAGGTATCGCTTCCGGTATATTAGATATAGATCGTGAAGAAATAGACCAAGATGAGGATATAGACGAATACGGGTTTGACCCTCTGGCTATTGAGACCCTTTGCAGAGCTATAAATGCTAAATACGGTAATGTTATGGAACCTGCCGTTGTATCAGGGTGCGGATCAATAACAGGTCTTGCAAAACAAATAGGGGCAGGACGTACCGAAGATTTGGGACGCCTTTTGGGGATAGCTCCCAAGATAAAAAGTATCATGGTTGAGGCGGACAGTGATAGCACGTCCTTAGAGAATATAGCGTATACCCTCCAAGTGGGGCGTGAAGCTTTTGAAGAAAGACTTGCAGTTACTGTTTCAAGCATAGGTGAACTCAAAGAAAAGCTTGCGGCATTCTGCGACGGAAAAAGCAATATTGACAGGCTTTACAGAGGAAATACAAGGTCAAGCAATTCAGACATGGATTTCCTTATTGACGGCAAGGAAGGCGATAAGTACTTCAAAAGCCTCATAGAAAGTAAAAACCTTTCCAAGATTGGTCGTTTGTGGGTGTCTGGAGTCGATATAGATTGGGATAGGCTTTACATGGGAACCAAGCCTGGCAAGGTATCTCTTCCGACATATCCCTTTGATAAAGAGAGTTATTGGTACCCCAGAACCGGAAAAATAATACACACATCGGAACGAGTAACAGCAAATACATTGCACCCCATGCTGGAATGCAATGTATCGACATTAAAAGAGCAGAGATATGTTACAACTCTTACGGAAGACATGCCTTTCATATCCGACCATTTGGGCAGTGATATGAAGATATTGTCCTCATTGGCACTTTTGGAAGCGGCTCTTGCGGCAGGAGAGCTTTCGGCGGAGGAGAAGGTAAAAGTTATACAAGGTATTAATTGGGGCAGTCCTATTGTAGTTTCCGGGGACAACACAGAGTTAAGCATAAGCCTTTATTCGGCAGACCCCTTAGTTGAATTTGAAGTATCAACCTTATCGTGTGGCAAGAGGATTATACATTGTCAAGGTACTATAGGCTTTGAAGCTTCTCCCGCAGAAACAAGCTTTAACTACAAGGTCTTTAAAAATAAGTGCAGTAGCACAGACATTTTAAATTCTGAAGAGTTCTATCTTATGCTGGGAAATATAGGGCTGAAATACGGCGAAAATTTCAAAGTGGTGAAGGAATGGGCTTTCATGGGGAATCAAGCAGCCACATTGATGGTTATGCCTGATACAAAGGAGCAAACCAATGATTTTACACTGAATCCCACTTTACTTGAAGGTATCATGCAAACAGCAACAGCACTTTTAAAGGAAAGAGATGACGTGTATATGACTCTTTGCATGGATGCTATTTCTATATTTAAGCCTTTAACAAAGGAATGCCATGTCCAAACCGTCTTGCGTGAAGACAAGGGAGGGCTTGCAACCTTTGACATTAATATTTTTGACTTGCAAGGTCAGGTTCTTGTGTCAGTGAAGAATTTGTCTTTAAAAGTTCCGGACAATATTCGGCATGCCATTCCCGACATAGATGACGGTATGCTTGAAAATCTCCTTAAAAGGCTGGAAGAGGGAGAATTGGATGAAGGAAATTTTGAGCAACTTTTAGGGGGTATTATAAATGAGTAA